Proteins co-encoded in one Bos taurus isolate L1 Dominette 01449 registration number 42190680 breed Hereford chromosome X, ARS-UCD2.0, whole genome shotgun sequence genomic window:
- the RAB9B gene encoding ras-related protein Rab-9B isoform X1: MSGKSLLLKVILLGDGGVGKSSLMNRYVTNKFDSQAFHTIGVEFLNRDLEVDGRFVTLQIWDTAGQERFKSLRTPFYRGADCCLLTFSVDDRQSFENLGNWQKEFIYYADVKDPEHFPFVVLGNKVDKEDRQVTTEEAQSWCMENGDYPYLETSAKDDTNVTVAFEEAVRQVLAVEEQLEHCMLGHTIDLNSGSKAGSSCC, from the coding sequence ATGAGTGGGAAATCCCTGCTCTTAAAGGTCATTCTCTTGGGTGACGGTGGAGTTGGGAAAAGCTCACTCATGAACCGTTATGTAACCAATAAATTTGACTCCCAGGCTTTTCACACCATAGGGGTAGAGTTCTTAAATCGAGATTTGGAGGTAGATGGACGTTTTGTAACTCTCCAGATCTGGGACACTGCAGGGCAGGAACGTTTCAAGAGCCTTAGGACACCCTTCTACAGGGGAGCAGACTGCTGCCTCTTGACCTTCAGCGTGGATGACCGGCAGAGCTTTGAGAACCTGGGTAATTGGCAGAAAGAATTCATCTACTACGCAGATGTGAAAGACCCTGAGCACTTCCCCTTTGTAGTTCTGGGGAACAAAGTAGACAAAGAGGATAGGCAAGTGACTACTGAGGAGGCGCAGTCCTGGTGCATGGAGAATGGAGATTACCCTTATCTAGAAACAAGTGCCAAAGATGATACTAATGTGACAGTGGCCTTTGAAGAAGCTGTCAGACAGGTGTTGGCTGTAGAGGAACAACTGGAGCATTGCATGTTAGGTCACACTATTGACTTGAACAGTGGTTCCAAAGCAGGATCTTCATGCTGTTAA